Part of the Flavobacterium alkalisoli genome is shown below.
CAACGTCTCTATTTTCTTTTTTAAAAACATATGTAGGATAATATTGTTCAGCTTTATTGTCCATTAAGGTGTGTAATTAAGTATTAGCTAATTTAACATTTTTATTTTAACATAACCCCTAAAAAAAGCCCCGCAATTTGCGGGGCTTTTTTATCATATATAAGAAGTCTTATTTTCTGTTCTCAATCCACTTACGTGCATTAACAAACGCTTCATGCCAAGGTGTAACCTCATCCTGGCGTCCTTCCGGGTAGTAAGCCCAGTTCCACTGGAACATAGAACGCTCAATGTGTGGCATCATTACCAGGTGACGACCGTCGTTGCTTGCCATCATCGCTACATCAAAGCTTGAACCGTTAGGGTTGGCAGGGTAGCCGTTGTAACCATACTTAGCCACAATGTTGTACTCTGTTTCTGCATACGGCATGCTAAACTTACCTTCACCGTGCGAAATCCATACACCCAGTGTGCTTCCCGCAAGGGTAGACAACATAACCGAGTTGTTTTCCTGTACGGTAACCGATGTAAAGGCACTCTCGTGTTTGTGGCTATCGTTGTGAAGCATTTTCGGTTTGTTTTCGTGATCAGGGTTTATAAGACCAAGCTCAATGAATAACTGACAACCGTTACAAATACCTACCGATAGTGTATCTTCACGCTTAAAGAAGTTCTCTAAAGCCGTTTTAGCCTTTTCGTTGTAAAGGAAAGCACCAGCCCATCCTTTTGCCGAACCAAGTACATCTGAGTTAGAGAAACCACCTACAGCACCAATAAACTGAATGTCTTCAAGTGTTTCACGACCGGAGATAAGGTCGGTCATGTGAACGTCCTTAACATCAAATCCGGCAAGGTACATAGCGTTTGCCATTTCACGCTCTGAGTTAGAACCCTTTTCACGTATAATAGCTGCTTTTGGCCTTGGTTTGCTGCTGTCTACAGCTACTTTTTTTCCATTAAAATGGCTAGGGAAGCTGTAAGTAAGCGGTTGGTTTTTATAATTGTCAAAACGCTCCTGCGCTTTTACTTTTCCACTTTGTTTCTGGTCTAACAGGTATGAAGTCCTGTACCATGTATCTCTTGTTTCGATAACGTCGAAAGTAAGGTTGCTGTCGCCGTTTTTAACGGTAACTACAGGTCCTTCCATTGGTTTACCTATAAGGGTAAAGTCTACACCGTTTTTAGCAAGTTCTGCCTCAACAGCTGCATCTGCCTGGATAACAAGAGCAATGTTCTCGTTAAACAGGGCTTTAACCGTATCGGCCTCGTTAAGGGCAGTAAGGTCATATTCAGCACCAAGGTTAACCTCAGCAAAGCTCATTTCAAGAAGCGTAGTAATTAAACCACCACTGCCTATATCGTGTCCGGCAGCAATTTTACCGTTTCTTATAAGCTCCTGAATAGTATTGAAAGCCGTTTTAAATTTGGCAGCATCCTTAATGGTAGGCACATCGTTACCTACTTTATTAAGCACCTGTGCGAATGACGAACCTCCAAGCTTAAATGCATCGCCCGATAGGTTAATGTAGTAAATGTTTCCGCCGTTTCTTTTAAGTACAGGCTCTACTACTTTGTTAATGTCGTTACAGTTACCTGCAGCCGATATAATTACAGTACCCGGAGCGATAACATCGCCGTTAGGATACTTTTGTTTCATTGATAAAGAGTCTTTACCGGTAGGGATATTAATGCCCAGTTCGATAGCAAAGTTGCTACAAGCCTCTACAGCCTCATATAGCCTTGCATCTTCACCTTCGTTTTTACAAGCCCACATCCAGTTTGCCGAAAGCGAAACACTCTTAAGTCCGTCTTTCATCGGAGCCCAAACAATGTTACTTAAAGCTTCTGCAATAGCAGTACGGCTACCGGCAGCAGCATCGGCAAGGGCAGCAACAGGCGAGTGGCCTATAGAAGTTGCAATACCTTCTTTACCTGCAAAGTCCAGCGCCATAACGCCCACGTTGTTAAGCGGTAATTGTATAGGTCCTGCAGTTTGCTGTTTAGCAACGCGTCCGCCCACACAACGGTCTACCTTGTTAGTTAACCAGTCTTTACACGCTACAGCCTCTAGCTGAAGCACCTGGTTAAGGTAACTGTGAATGTTATTTTCAGAATACTCAGGGTTAGTATATTTTGTTTTAACCGTTTTATCGGTCATGATTGTTTTAGGCGATGAACCAAACATATCCTCAAGGGCAAAGTCCATTGGCTTAGCACCTGTTGTAGCCGACTCAAACGTAAAACGGTGGTCTCCCGTTACATCACCCACAGCATACATTGGCGAACGCTCACGATCGGCAATACGCTTAAGAGTATCAAGATCTTTTTGTCCGATAACAAGTCCCATACGTTCCTGCGACTCGTTACCTATTATTTCTTTAGCCGAAAGGGTAGGGTCACCCACAGGCAGTTTGTCTAAATCTATTTTACCTCCTGTTTCCTCAACAAGTTCACTCAAACAGTTTAGGTGTCCGCCCGCACCGTGGTCGTGAATAGAAACAATTGGATTTTCGTCGCTTTCTACAAGGCCTCTCACGGCGTTTGCAGCACGTTTTTGCATTTCAGGGTTAGAACGCTGTATGGCGTTAAGCTCGATACCAGAGCTGAATTCTCCCGTATCGGCAGATGATACTGCTGCACCACCCATACCAATGCGGTAGTTTTCACCACCAAGTATAACTACTTTATCGCCTGATTGCGGCTTTTGTTTTTTAGACTGACTTTCTTTACCGTAACCAATACCTCCTGCAAGCATGATAACTTTATCGAAACCAAGTTTGCGGGCATCTTCTTCATGTTCGAATGTTAGTACCGAACCCGATATAAGCGGCTGTCCGAATTTGTTACCAAAGTCAGATGCACCGTTAGATGCTTTTATAAGGATGTCCATTGGGGTTTGGTAAAGCCATTTGCGCTCGTCCATACCGTTTTCCCAAGGGCGGTTTTCTTCAAGGCGTGAGTAAGAGGTCATGTATACCGCTGTACCTGCTAAAGGAAGCGAACCCTGTCCGCCCGCCAGCCTGTCGCGAATTTCACCACCACTACCTGTTGCAGCACCGTTAAAAGGCTCTACAGTAGTAGGGAAGTTGTGCGTTTCCGCTTTAATCGATATAACCGAGTCAAACTCCTTAACATCATAAAAATCGGGCTTGTCTGCTGTTTTAGGAGCAAACTGCTGTACGCGTGGCCCTTTTATAAAGGCTACGTTGTCCTTATAAGCCGAAACGATATCGTTAGGGTTTTCCTGAGATGTTTTCTTGATAAGTTTAAAAAGTGATGATGGTTTTTCCTCACCGTCTATTACAAACGTACCGTTAAATATTTTGTGACGGCAGTGCTCTGAATTCACCTGAGAGAAACCAAACACTTCAGAGTCGGTTAGGTTACGTCCCAGTTTTTCAGAAAGTCCTCTAAGGTATTCTACCTCATCAGGGCTAAGTGCCAGTCCTTCTTTTTCATTGTAAGCAGCAATATCGTTAACCTCAAGTATCGGTTCCGGCTGTATGTTTATGGTGTAAATCTCCTGGTTAAGTCCGTTATACTTTTGCGAAAGCATAGGGTCAAAATCAGTGTTGTCTTCTGTAGTTTTTTCAAACTCTTCAATCCTCACAATACCCTCAATACCCATGTTTTGGGTAATCTCAACGGCATTGGTACTCCATGGAGTGATCATGGTAGCTCTCGGGCCAACAAAAAAATCCGTCAGTACGGATTTCTCTATTTTATGTGCGTTGCCAAAAAGCCAGTTCAGTTTTGAAATATCCTCTGTAGAAAGTTCGTTTTGCGATTGTACTGCAAATACGGTATTCGTCTGGTTTCCGAAGAAATGGATCATTAGAAAAAGTAGTTACGTTGTTGAAAGTGCAAAATTAATCTAATTTTCCATA
Proteins encoded:
- the purL gene encoding phosphoribosylformylglycinamidine synthase; the encoded protein is MIHFFGNQTNTVFAVQSQNELSTEDISKLNWLFGNAHKIEKSVLTDFFVGPRATMITPWSTNAVEITQNMGIEGIVRIEEFEKTTEDNTDFDPMLSQKYNGLNQEIYTINIQPEPILEVNDIAAYNEKEGLALSPDEVEYLRGLSEKLGRNLTDSEVFGFSQVNSEHCRHKIFNGTFVIDGEEKPSSLFKLIKKTSQENPNDIVSAYKDNVAFIKGPRVQQFAPKTADKPDFYDVKEFDSVISIKAETHNFPTTVEPFNGAATGSGGEIRDRLAGGQGSLPLAGTAVYMTSYSRLEENRPWENGMDERKWLYQTPMDILIKASNGASDFGNKFGQPLISGSVLTFEHEEDARKLGFDKVIMLAGGIGYGKESQSKKQKPQSGDKVVILGGENYRIGMGGAAVSSADTGEFSSGIELNAIQRSNPEMQKRAANAVRGLVESDENPIVSIHDHGAGGHLNCLSELVEETGGKIDLDKLPVGDPTLSAKEIIGNESQERMGLVIGQKDLDTLKRIADRERSPMYAVGDVTGDHRFTFESATTGAKPMDFALEDMFGSSPKTIMTDKTVKTKYTNPEYSENNIHSYLNQVLQLEAVACKDWLTNKVDRCVGGRVAKQQTAGPIQLPLNNVGVMALDFAGKEGIATSIGHSPVAALADAAAGSRTAIAEALSNIVWAPMKDGLKSVSLSANWMWACKNEGEDARLYEAVEACSNFAIELGINIPTGKDSLSMKQKYPNGDVIAPGTVIISAAGNCNDINKVVEPVLKRNGGNIYYINLSGDAFKLGGSSFAQVLNKVGNDVPTIKDAAKFKTAFNTIQELIRNGKIAAGHDIGSGGLITTLLEMSFAEVNLGAEYDLTALNEADTVKALFNENIALVIQADAAVEAELAKNGVDFTLIGKPMEGPVVTVKNGDSNLTFDVIETRDTWYRTSYLLDQKQSGKVKAQERFDNYKNQPLTYSFPSHFNGKKVAVDSSKPRPKAAIIREKGSNSEREMANAMYLAGFDVKDVHMTDLISGRETLEDIQFIGAVGGFSNSDVLGSAKGWAGAFLYNEKAKTALENFFKREDTLSVGICNGCQLFIELGLINPDHENKPKMLHNDSHKHESAFTSVTVQENNSVMLSTLAGSTLGVWISHGEGKFSMPYAETEYNIVAKYGYNGYPANPNGSSFDVAMMASNDGRHLVMMPHIERSMFQWNWAYYPEGRQDEVTPWHEAFVNARKWIENRK